In a single window of the Prochlorococcus marinus str. AS9601 genome:
- a CDS encoding SDR family oxidoreductase → MKSPKKPNNLKLAFITGATKGIGRSTAITFANAGWDLILLSRNMDLMEKLKSELLTTKSKINLVKCDLSNPLEIKHCVKEAIDKYGCPSVLINNAGCAFNGPLVEMELGQWEQTIQINLTSVFQICSSIIPHMRKNGGLVINVSSHASYNAFPQWGAYCVSKSALAMFTKCLREEERSNSIRACTITLGSVNTPLWDSESINSDFDRTSMLSSKEVSETILYMAQKPESQLIEDLTLMPSGGAF, encoded by the coding sequence GTGAAATCCCCCAAAAAACCGAATAACTTGAAACTAGCTTTTATAACGGGTGCTACGAAAGGTATTGGTAGATCTACCGCAATTACTTTTGCCAATGCTGGCTGGGATTTAATTTTACTCTCCAGGAATATGGATTTAATGGAGAAACTAAAGAGCGAACTGTTGACCACTAAATCAAAAATTAACTTAGTAAAATGTGATTTATCTAATCCTCTAGAAATAAAGCATTGTGTTAAAGAGGCAATTGACAAGTATGGGTGCCCTTCAGTATTGATAAATAATGCAGGTTGCGCATTTAATGGCCCTTTAGTTGAAATGGAATTAGGTCAATGGGAACAAACTATTCAAATAAACCTCACAAGTGTTTTTCAAATTTGTAGTTCAATCATTCCTCACATGAGAAAAAATGGTGGTTTAGTTATTAATGTTAGTAGTCATGCTTCTTATAATGCATTCCCCCAATGGGGAGCTTATTGTGTTTCAAAATCTGCACTAGCTATGTTTACTAAATGCTTGAGGGAGGAGGAGAGGTCTAATTCAATAAGAGCGTGCACAATAACTCTGGGTTCAGTAAATACTCCTCTTTGGGACTCCGAATCAATCAATTCTGATTTTGATAGAACTTCTATGCTCTCCTCAAAAGAGGTATCAGAAACTATTCTCTACATGGCTCAAAAACCTGAATCACAATTGATCGAAGACTTGACTTTGATGCCTTCTGGCGGAGCCTTTTAA
- the folE gene encoding GTP cyclohydrolase I, with the protein MTSTLPNDNIRNFDDQITNKLISEIIRDRIKSSGTRFSANDNIADFINPGELEILEKEVASRVKDLLKSLVIDVENDHNTQETAERVSKMYLNEVFKGRYHEQPKVTSFPNDKNLDEIYTVGPISVRSACSHHLVPILGECWIGIKPGNKVIGLSKFARVADWVFSRPHIQEEAVMILADEIEKLCEPKGLGIIVKAQHYCMKWRGVKEPNTSMINSVVRGDFRHDLSLKQEFFELVKQQSATNNY; encoded by the coding sequence ATGACCTCTACATTACCCAACGATAATATTAGAAACTTTGACGACCAGATTACTAATAAACTAATTTCTGAAATTATTAGAGACAGAATTAAGAGTTCTGGGACAAGATTTAGTGCCAACGATAATATTGCAGATTTTATAAATCCTGGTGAATTAGAAATTTTAGAAAAAGAAGTAGCCTCAAGGGTTAAAGACTTACTAAAGTCCCTCGTAATAGATGTTGAAAATGATCATAATACTCAAGAAACTGCTGAAAGAGTTTCAAAAATGTATTTAAATGAAGTTTTCAAAGGCAGATATCATGAACAACCTAAAGTTACAAGTTTCCCTAATGACAAGAATCTTGATGAAATTTATACAGTTGGCCCAATTTCTGTCAGATCTGCATGCTCACACCACTTAGTTCCAATTCTTGGAGAGTGTTGGATAGGAATTAAACCTGGAAATAAAGTAATAGGACTTTCAAAATTTGCTAGGGTTGCTGATTGGGTTTTCTCAAGACCTCATATTCAGGAAGAGGCTGTTATGATCCTTGCAGATGAAATTGAAAAACTGTGTGAACCTAAAGGCTTAGGCATTATTGTAAAGGCCCAACATTATTGTATGAAGTGGAGGGGAGTCAAAGAGCCAAATACAAGCATGATTAATTCTGTTGTGAGAGGCGATTTTAGACACGATTTAAGCTTAAAACAAGAATTTTTTGAGCTTGTAAAACAGCAGTCCGCTACTAATAATTACTAA
- a CDS encoding phosphoribosylanthranilate isomerase yields the protein MPKTNTLIKICGLTSEEQALQVSKLGAHAIGIISVEESPRFISAEIKKKIFKTLERFYPKIERVSVVKNCPIDLIIKNFLGSPSETIIQLHGDEDIDYCKKIRDKIPNIGLWKAFRIKTEKDIDKIKPFEDFVDAILLDSWNKETYGGSGEKIKSSYLKNLQFSKPWWLAGGISIEWINEILTDIKPDGLDISSSIEISPGLKDIKKTEELFKLLKGI from the coding sequence ATGCCCAAGACTAATACTTTAATTAAAATTTGTGGGCTAACTTCAGAAGAACAAGCTCTTCAAGTCTCAAAATTAGGAGCCCATGCTATCGGCATTATTTCAGTGGAAGAGTCGCCAAGATTTATATCAGCTGAGATTAAGAAAAAAATTTTTAAAACCTTAGAAAGGTTTTATCCAAAAATTGAGAGAGTATCAGTTGTAAAGAATTGTCCAATAGACTTAATTATTAAAAATTTCTTAGGAAGCCCTAGTGAAACTATCATTCAATTACATGGAGATGAAGATATTGATTACTGCAAAAAAATAAGGGATAAAATTCCCAATATTGGCTTATGGAAGGCTTTCAGAATAAAAACAGAAAAGGATATTGATAAAATAAAACCTTTTGAGGATTTTGTAGATGCTATCCTACTTGATTCTTGGAATAAAGAAACTTATGGAGGTTCAGGGGAAAAAATAAAATCTTCTTATTTAAAGAATCTCCAATTTAGCAAACCTTGGTGGTTAGCAGGTGGAATATCAATTGAATGGATTAATGAAATACTTACAGATATCAAACCTGATGGACTAGATATTTCAAGTAGTATTGAAATTTCTCCGGGTTTAAAAGATATTAAAAAAACAGAGGAACTTTTTAAGTTGTTAAAAGGAATTTAG
- a CDS encoding site-2 protease family protein → MRSWQIFKIWGIPFKVHPYWFAILFLFSWSISNQVNLTSSDIYNTKEAWIIGFFTSFFLLSSIVFHEIFRTFVSLNQGVKIKNITFYFLGAILQIDKYCQTALGNIKIAVVKPLLCFATAFILLLVSSNSASQEQIAVNVISRVGIFNLFLGFLNLIPIGSLDGGNLLKSIIWHFSGSKNKGRNFLNKVNLLLSFFVLFFGIVCLFRFNFYFGFILSLLGLFGVNSSKSESQFFKIENILKFSKVSEIKLKPLRKIEYDSNFSEFNTLIKNKKDISDKYYFVTNNGRWTGFVNESILKTVSLNKWERNFVGDFKKPIDNFESVSYNDKLWRTIERLEETNEGFLLVLNAADIPLGIIDRSKIGNFVLHKLGLNLPSEIVNKLNFKNNYPLGIELPRIINSMKQKGDL, encoded by the coding sequence TTGAGAAGTTGGCAAATTTTTAAAATATGGGGAATTCCCTTTAAAGTTCATCCTTATTGGTTTGCTATTCTCTTTTTATTCTCATGGAGTATAAGTAATCAGGTTAATTTGACCTCAAGTGACATTTATAATACCAAAGAAGCTTGGATTATAGGATTTTTTACTTCTTTTTTCTTATTATCTTCAATTGTTTTTCATGAGATTTTTCGTACTTTTGTTTCTCTTAATCAGGGTGTAAAAATAAAAAATATTACTTTTTATTTTCTCGGAGCAATTTTACAAATAGATAAGTATTGTCAAACTGCTTTAGGTAATATAAAAATTGCAGTTGTTAAACCTCTTTTATGTTTCGCTACAGCATTTATCCTATTATTAGTTAGTAGCAACAGTGCATCCCAAGAACAAATAGCAGTTAATGTAATTTCTAGAGTAGGTATATTTAATTTATTCTTAGGTTTCTTAAATTTGATTCCAATTGGTTCTTTAGATGGAGGAAATTTATTAAAAAGTATTATTTGGCATTTTTCAGGAAGTAAAAATAAAGGAAGAAACTTTCTCAATAAAGTAAATTTATTATTATCTTTTTTTGTTCTATTTTTTGGGATAGTTTGTTTATTTAGATTTAACTTTTACTTTGGTTTTATTCTTTCTCTTTTGGGATTGTTTGGAGTTAATTCTTCAAAATCTGAAAGTCAATTTTTTAAAATTGAAAATATACTTAAATTTAGTAAAGTTTCTGAGATTAAATTAAAGCCGTTGAGGAAAATTGAATACGATTCAAATTTCTCAGAATTTAATACACTTATAAAAAATAAAAAGGATATATCGGATAAATATTATTTTGTTACGAATAATGGTAGATGGACCGGTTTTGTTAATGAGAGTATTTTAAAAACTGTTTCCTTAAATAAATGGGAACGGAACTTTGTTGGAGATTTTAAGAAACCAATCGATAATTTTGAGAGTGTATCTTATAACGATAAATTATGGAGAACTATAGAAAGACTTGAAGAAACAAATGAAGGTTTTTTGTTGGTCCTCAATGCTGCAGATATCCCTTTGGGGATAATTGATAGGTCAAAAATTGGGAACTTTGTATTGCATAAATTAGGTTTAAATTTGCCTTCAGAGATTGTTAACAAATTAAACTTTAAAAATAACTACCCCTTAGGAATTGAATTGCCAAGAATAATTAATTCAATGAAGCAGAAAGGAGATCTTTAA
- a CDS encoding lipoyl protein ligase domain-containing protein, whose protein sequence is MGIENQALIFSTNNLPGFDQMALDLNSLDQTISNPEIILTLRFYYWTGDWLSIGYHQKEIPIHWENLLSNGEINIVRRPSGGGAVLHSGGITYALTFKKTYYKVLSYEMVNNWLIKSFRELGLNLQYGNLRKSHIKTNCFGTSLISDLVDKDGFKRIGSAQFRKKGAFLQHGEIQTNPSKDLWYKLFKEEAPPKVNLGLTNDEIVQHLRNSFLKNKSNINFKNIEIDNKNIRKFLCKSY, encoded by the coding sequence TTGGGAATAGAAAATCAGGCTTTAATTTTCTCGACAAATAATTTGCCGGGATTTGATCAAATGGCTTTAGATTTAAATTCTTTAGATCAGACGATTTCGAATCCTGAAATAATTCTCACATTGAGATTTTACTATTGGACTGGAGATTGGCTTTCAATTGGCTATCATCAAAAAGAAATTCCTATTCATTGGGAAAATTTATTATCAAATGGGGAAATTAATATTGTTAGACGTCCGTCTGGAGGTGGGGCTGTTTTGCATTCAGGAGGCATAACATATGCATTAACATTTAAAAAAACATACTACAAAGTCTTAAGTTATGAAATGGTTAATAATTGGTTGATTAAAAGTTTTAGAGAATTAGGTCTAAACTTGCAATATGGTAATTTACGAAAATCACACATTAAAACAAATTGTTTTGGGACTTCATTAATTTCTGATTTAGTTGATAAGGATGGGTTTAAGAGAATAGGAAGTGCTCAATTTCGTAAAAAAGGTGCATTCCTTCAACATGGAGAGATTCAAACTAATCCTTCAAAAGATTTATGGTACAAGTTATTTAAAGAAGAAGCTCCACCTAAAGTAAATTTAGGTCTAACAAATGATGAAATAGTTCAACATTTAAGAAATTCATTCCTAAAGAATAAATCAAATATAAATTTCAAAAATATTGAGATAGATAATAAAAATATTAGAAAATTTTTATGCAAGAGTTATTAA
- the psaM gene encoding photosystem I reaction center subunit XII: MEPTQTINLIALSLIVVIHAGVLALRLGISLGRN, encoded by the coding sequence ATGGAGCCAACTCAAACAATAAATCTAATTGCATTAAGCCTCATAGTAGTTATTCATGCAGGAGTTTTAGCACTAAGACTAGGAATTAGTTTGGGTAGGAACTGA
- a CDS encoding protochlorophyllide reductase: MSQNNKGLVLITGTTSGVGLNSLKPLLRFGWEVIAVNRSNKRAITIAEEFLTKDEIQNVHFIEIDLSNLDDVRKGCDEILERFKKPINSLICNAAVYKPRLKRPERSPQGFENSMAVNHFGHFLMINLLIENILSSEREIVLNGKSTLFKPRITVLGTVTANFSELGGRIPIPAPADLGDLSGFKNGFLSPISMANGKKFKPGKAYKDSKLCNMVTVQELSKRYSAEKIIVNSLYPGCVADTKLFRNTPWLFRFLFPIFQKFITKGYVSQRLAGERVAQVATSKEFAKPSVHWSWGNRQKSGRKAFSQKLSKRIIDAKTSQQTYDLTKQLVGLG, from the coding sequence GTGAGCCAGAACAACAAAGGTCTAGTCCTAATAACAGGCACAACTTCAGGAGTTGGATTAAATTCTTTAAAACCTCTTTTAAGATTTGGATGGGAAGTTATTGCTGTTAATCGATCAAATAAACGAGCGATAACAATAGCTGAGGAATTCTTGACAAAGGACGAAATTCAAAATGTTCACTTTATAGAAATAGATCTCTCAAACTTGGATGATGTAAGAAAAGGTTGTGATGAAATATTGGAAAGATTTAAAAAACCAATAAATTCACTTATTTGTAATGCAGCAGTTTATAAGCCGAGACTAAAGAGACCTGAAAGATCTCCTCAGGGCTTTGAAAACTCCATGGCAGTAAATCATTTTGGACATTTTCTTATGATAAATCTGCTTATTGAAAATATTTTATCTTCAGAAAGAGAAATTGTATTAAATGGAAAATCTACTTTATTCAAGCCCAGAATTACAGTATTAGGAACTGTTACAGCTAATTTTTCAGAACTTGGAGGGAGGATCCCCATTCCTGCTCCAGCTGATTTGGGAGATTTATCTGGATTTAAAAATGGTTTTTTATCTCCAATAAGTATGGCGAATGGGAAGAAATTCAAACCTGGTAAGGCTTATAAGGATAGTAAACTTTGCAATATGGTTACTGTTCAGGAATTATCAAAAAGATATTCTGCAGAAAAAATTATTGTTAACTCTCTATATCCTGGATGTGTTGCTGATACAAAACTTTTCAGAAATACACCTTGGTTATTTAGATTTCTTTTTCCAATTTTTCAAAAATTCATAACAAAAGGATATGTGTCTCAAAGATTGGCAGGTGAGAGGGTAGCTCAAGTTGCGACCAGTAAAGAATTTGCTAAACCATCAGTGCATTGGAGCTGGGGAAATCGTCAAAAAAGTGGCAGAAAAGCTTTTTCTCAAAAGTTGTCAAAAAGAATAATTGATGCGAAGACCTCTCAACAAACTTATGATCTAACAAAACAATTGGTTGGATTAGGTTAA
- the bchL gene encoding ferredoxin:protochlorophyllide reductase (ATP-dependent) iron-sulfur ATP-binding protein: protein MTSTINRPLDGEGSVQVKQDPKINIEEGALVIAVYGKGGIGKSTTSSNLSAAFSKLGKKVLQIGCDPKHDSTFTLTHKMVPTVIDILEEVDFHSEELRPTDFMFEGFNGVMCVESGGPPAGTGCGGYVTGQTVKLLKEHHLLEDTDVVIFDVLGDVVCGGFAAPLQHANYCLIVTANDFDSIFAMNRIVSAIKAKAKNYKVRLGGVVANRSKDTDQIDKFNERTGLKTMAHFKDVDAIRRSRLKKCTIFEMEPTEDVIEVQNEYLSLAKNMLENVEPLEGNPLKDREIFDLLGFD from the coding sequence ATGACAAGTACTATAAATAGACCTCTTGATGGAGAAGGAAGTGTTCAAGTAAAGCAAGATCCAAAAATAAATATTGAAGAAGGGGCTTTAGTTATTGCCGTATACGGAAAGGGCGGCATCGGAAAATCAACTACATCATCAAACCTTTCTGCAGCATTCTCAAAATTAGGTAAAAAGGTTTTACAAATTGGATGTGATCCGAAACACGATAGCACTTTCACTTTGACTCACAAAATGGTTCCTACAGTTATAGATATTCTCGAAGAGGTGGATTTTCATAGCGAAGAATTGAGGCCAACCGATTTCATGTTTGAAGGTTTTAATGGCGTAATGTGCGTTGAAAGTGGAGGCCCTCCTGCTGGTACAGGGTGCGGGGGGTATGTAACTGGTCAGACAGTTAAACTATTAAAAGAACATCACTTACTTGAAGATACTGATGTTGTTATTTTTGATGTCCTTGGAGACGTTGTTTGCGGGGGATTTGCAGCTCCTTTACAACATGCAAATTATTGTCTGATTGTTACTGCTAATGACTTCGATTCAATATTCGCTATGAATAGAATAGTCTCCGCTATTAAGGCAAAAGCAAAAAATTATAAAGTCAGATTAGGTGGGGTAGTAGCAAATAGATCAAAAGATACAGACCAAATTGATAAATTCAATGAAAGAACAGGTTTAAAAACTATGGCTCACTTTAAAGATGTAGATGCCATTAGAAGATCAAGACTAAAAAAATGCACCATATTTGAAATGGAACCAACTGAAGATGTTATTGAAGTTCAAAATGAATATTTATCTCTTGCCAAAAATATGCTAGAAAACGTTGAACCTTTAGAAGGAAATCCGCTTAAAGATAGAGAAATTTTTGATTTATTAGGATTTGATTAG
- a CDS encoding ferredoxin:protochlorophyllide reductase (ATP-dependent) subunit B, protein MELTLWTYEGPPHVGAMRIASSMKDIHYVLHAPQGDTYADLLFTMIERRGQRPPVTYTTFQARDLGGDTAELVKKNIKEAVERFKPKTLLVGESCTAELIQDQPGALAKGMGFDMPIVNLELPAYSKKENWGASETFYQLTRTLLKEKVSSSEKISPLRWKELGRRPKVNILGPSLLGFRCRDDVIEIQRILSEQGIDTNVVAPLGASPDDIERLIDAEINICLYPEIAEASCEWLKRNFGMEYTNTIPIGIKNTIEFINEVHKKLDLPLTNKEELENKSKLPWYSKSVDSNYLTGKRVFIFGDGTHAIAAAKIAKEELGFEVVGLGTYSREMARQVRATAKDLNVEALITNNYLEVEDAMKKAAPELVLGTQMERHSAKRLGIPCSVISTPMHVQDVPARYSPQMGWEGANVIFDDWVHPLMMGLEEHLIDMFKHDFEFVDGHQSHLGHTATNTNNILNSDEKKEKNSKEGIIWTESGRAELTKVPFFVRGKVKTNTEKYAILRGIPEISDETLYDAKAYFN, encoded by the coding sequence ATGGAATTAACTCTATGGACATATGAAGGACCGCCACATGTTGGTGCGATGAGAATTGCCTCTTCAATGAAAGATATTCATTATGTTCTTCATGCCCCTCAAGGAGATACATATGCAGATCTTCTTTTTACAATGATTGAAAGGAGGGGGCAAAGACCTCCAGTAACTTATACAACTTTCCAAGCTAGAGACCTTGGAGGCGATACAGCTGAATTAGTGAAGAAAAATATTAAGGAAGCGGTTGAACGATTCAAACCCAAAACTCTTTTAGTCGGAGAAAGTTGTACGGCAGAATTAATCCAAGACCAACCTGGGGCTCTTGCAAAAGGAATGGGGTTTGATATGCCAATTGTTAATCTTGAATTACCTGCCTATAGCAAGAAAGAAAATTGGGGAGCTTCAGAAACTTTTTATCAATTAACAAGAACTCTTTTGAAAGAGAAAGTAAGTTCTTCAGAAAAAATAAGTCCTCTAAGGTGGAAGGAGTTAGGTCGCAGACCAAAAGTCAATATATTGGGTCCTTCATTACTGGGATTTAGATGCAGAGATGATGTAATTGAAATCCAACGCATACTTTCAGAGCAAGGAATCGATACAAACGTAGTTGCTCCATTAGGTGCTAGTCCAGATGATATTGAAAGACTAATTGATGCTGAAATAAATATTTGTCTTTATCCAGAAATTGCGGAAGCATCATGCGAATGGCTCAAACGGAACTTTGGAATGGAATATACAAACACTATTCCAATTGGAATAAAAAATACAATTGAATTTATAAATGAAGTTCATAAAAAGTTAGATCTCCCCTTGACTAATAAAGAAGAATTAGAAAATAAATCAAAACTTCCTTGGTACTCAAAATCAGTTGACTCTAATTACTTAACTGGCAAAAGGGTTTTTATTTTTGGTGATGGAACACATGCAATCGCGGCTGCAAAAATTGCCAAAGAGGAATTAGGTTTTGAAGTAGTTGGTCTTGGTACATACAGTAGGGAAATGGCAAGACAGGTAAGAGCAACTGCAAAAGATCTAAATGTAGAAGCTTTAATTACAAATAATTATTTAGAAGTAGAAGATGCAATGAAAAAAGCCGCACCTGAACTAGTTTTAGGGACTCAAATGGAAAGGCATAGTGCCAAGAGACTTGGCATTCCATGTTCAGTAATAAGTACGCCAATGCATGTTCAAGATGTTCCTGCAAGGTATAGCCCACAAATGGGATGGGAAGGAGCAAATGTGATTTTTGATGATTGGGTACATCCCTTAATGATGGGATTAGAAGAGCATCTTATCGATATGTTTAAACATGACTTTGAGTTTGTCGACGGTCATCAAAGCCATTTAGGACATACAGCGACAAACACAAACAACATTTTAAATTCTGACGAGAAAAAAGAAAAAAATAGTAAAGAAGGAATTATCTGGACTGAATCTGGTAGAGCTGAATTAACAAAAGTTCCATTTTTTGTAAGAGGTAAAGTTAAAACAAATACTGAAAAATACGCAATCTTGAGAGGAATTCCAGAGATAAGCGATGAAACTCTTTACGATGCCAAAGCATATTTCAATTAA
- a CDS encoding ferredoxin:protochlorophyllide reductase (ATP-dependent) subunit N, which produces MSKVEFNKETGPREVFCGLTSIVWLHRRMPDAFFLVVGSRTCAHLIQSAAGVMIFAEPRFGTAILEEKDLAGLADAHEELDRVVNDLIARRPEIKTLFLVGSCPSEVIKLDLATVAEKLNKRFLGQVRFVNYSGSGIETTFTQGEDGALKALIPLMESSNEEKLLLVGTLANNVEDRFKKIFKNLGISNIESFPPRQSTELPKIGKNTKVLLTQPYLSDTVRDLKHRGCEIISAPFPLGIEGSTEWFLAAAKAFKINELKVHEILSPLINRAKLALESHKEILKGKRLFLLPESQLEISLARFLHNECEMDLVEVGTPYLNKDLMKEEINLLPDNTKIVEGQHVEKQLDRVRESNPDLVVCGMGLANPLEAEGISTKWSIEMVFSPIHGIDQAADLAGLFSKPLRRNQILTTKTLVTH; this is translated from the coding sequence ATGAGTAAAGTTGAATTTAATAAGGAAACTGGGCCCAGGGAAGTTTTTTGTGGGTTAACTTCAATAGTCTGGCTCCACAGAAGAATGCCGGATGCATTTTTTCTAGTTGTAGGCTCAAGGACATGTGCTCATTTAATTCAAAGCGCTGCTGGAGTTATGATTTTTGCTGAGCCAAGATTTGGGACAGCTATTCTCGAAGAAAAAGACCTTGCTGGTCTTGCTGACGCTCATGAAGAATTAGATCGAGTGGTAAATGATCTTATTGCGAGAAGACCAGAAATAAAAACTCTTTTTCTAGTTGGATCTTGTCCAAGTGAGGTAATCAAATTAGATCTTGCCACTGTCGCAGAGAAATTAAATAAAAGATTTTTAGGTCAAGTGAGATTCGTTAATTACTCTGGCAGTGGGATAGAAACAACTTTTACCCAAGGTGAGGATGGCGCCTTAAAAGCTTTAATTCCATTAATGGAGTCATCAAATGAGGAGAAATTATTATTAGTTGGGACTCTTGCAAATAATGTAGAGGATAGGTTTAAAAAGATTTTTAAAAATTTAGGAATTTCAAATATTGAGAGCTTCCCACCCCGTCAATCAACAGAATTACCAAAGATTGGCAAAAATACAAAAGTTTTATTAACTCAGCCTTATTTAAGTGATACCGTTCGAGACCTAAAACATCGTGGTTGTGAAATAATTTCTGCTCCATTTCCTCTTGGTATCGAAGGAAGTACTGAATGGTTTTTAGCTGCAGCGAAAGCTTTCAAAATTAATGAACTTAAAGTTCATGAAATTCTTTCGCCTTTAATTAATAGAGCAAAACTTGCTCTTGAATCTCACAAAGAAATACTTAAGGGGAAAAGATTATTTCTTCTTCCTGAATCGCAACTGGAGATATCTTTGGCAAGATTTTTGCATAATGAATGCGAAATGGATCTTGTAGAGGTGGGCACTCCTTACCTAAATAAAGATTTAATGAAAGAGGAGATTAATTTATTACCTGATAATACAAAAATTGTCGAAGGACAACATGTAGAAAAACAATTAGATCGAGTAAGGGAATCTAATCCAGACTTAGTAGTTTGTGGAATGGGTTTAGCTAACCCACTGGAGGCCGAAGGAATTAGTACTAAGTGGTCCATAGAAATGGTATTCAGTCCAATTCATGGAATTGATCAAGCCGCAGACTTAGCAGGTCTCTTCTCTAAACCTTTAAGAAGGAATCAAATACTAACTACAAAAACTTTAGTAACTCATTAA
- a CDS encoding non-canonical purine NTP pyrophosphatase: protein MNLPVLTIASGNKTKVSEISAMLDVLSLRVQKQPEYLNVEETGDTYFENALLKAKAAALETKTWAIADDSGLEVDVLDGRPGIYSARYAKNNAEKIKKLINELSDSPYRSARFISCMVLCDPSGNLVKDTTGICWGEILKTPKYPNGEFESVFWVKEANCVYGELSQSQLSKLGSRGKAARIMSPYLKKEIGLN from the coding sequence TTGAACCTTCCAGTCCTAACTATTGCGAGTGGCAACAAAACTAAAGTTTCTGAAATTTCGGCAATGCTGGATGTTTTGTCTTTAAGGGTTCAGAAGCAACCAGAATATTTAAATGTCGAAGAGACTGGAGACACATATTTTGAGAATGCACTTTTAAAAGCAAAAGCAGCTGCTTTAGAGACAAAAACCTGGGCGATAGCTGACGATTCGGGACTTGAAGTAGATGTTTTAGATGGTCGACCAGGCATATATTCTGCTCGATATGCCAAAAATAACGCTGAAAAAATTAAAAAATTAATTAATGAACTTTCTGATAGTCCTTACAGGAGCGCGAGATTTATAAGTTGTATGGTTTTATGTGATCCCTCAGGAAACTTAGTGAAGGATACAACTGGAATATGCTGGGGAGAAATTCTTAAGACTCCAAAATATCCAAATGGGGAGTTCGAATCTGTTTTTTGGGTAAAAGAAGCTAATTGTGTATACGGTGAGCTATCACAATCACAACTAAGTAAATTAGGAAGCAGGGGTAAAGCCGCCAGAATTATGTCACCTTACCTCAAAAAAGAAATTGGTTTAAATTAA
- a CDS encoding BMC domain-containing protein, whose translation MATETMGIALGMIETRGLVPAIEAADAMTKAAEVRLIGREFVGGGYVTVLVRGETGAVNAAVRAGADACERVGDGLVAAHIIARPHREVEPALGNGEFLGQKD comes from the coding sequence ATGGCTACAGAAACAATGGGTATCGCTCTCGGCATGATCGAGACACGCGGACTTGTACCTGCAATCGAAGCAGCTGACGCAATGACAAAGGCTGCAGAAGTTCGCCTTATTGGTCGTGAATTCGTAGGTGGCGGTTATGTCACAGTATTAGTTAGAGGAGAAACAGGAGCAGTTAACGCGGCTGTAAGAGCTGGTGCTGATGCTTGTGAAAGAGTTGGTGACGGTTTAGTTGCAGCTCACATTATTGCTCGTCCTCATAGAGAAGTTGAACCTGCTCTTGGTAATGGTGAATTTCTTGGTCAAAAGGACTAA